The nucleotide window TCCTTCACTGTAACCTTGATGACGTCACCGATATGTGCATAACGGCGGTGAGAGCCACCCAGAACCTTAATACACATTACCTTGCGCGCGCCAGAGTTATCTGCTGCGTCAAGTGTACTTTGCATCTGGATCATTGTTAGTGCTCCGCTAAATATTAAAACTAGACCCTCTCGGGTCGGGCTACCTCTTTAAAAGGGACGCGAATTGTACCACCCTTTTTTTAAATTGGGTAGACAAAAAACAAGCGGCTCCAAAAAATAATTTGGAGCCGCTTATAAGTTATAGAATTACAAAGATTAAATCTTCGCTTTTTCTAGAACTTTAACCAATGTCCAAGACTTAGTCTTAGACAGAGGACGACACTCAGCGATTTCAACTTTGTCGCCTAGGCCACAAGTGTTGTCTTCGTCGTGTGCGTGTACTTTAGTCGTGCGTTTGATGAACTTACCGTAAATTGGGTGTTTTACAGTACGCTCAATAGCAACAACGATAGACTTGTCCATCTTGTCACTTACTACACGGCCTTGCTGGATGCGGTTAGTTTCGCTCATTATGCGCCTGCCTTTTCAGTCAAAACAGTTTTCACACGTGCGATGTCACGGCGTACAGCTTTTAGAGTATGAGTTTGCTGAAGTTGACCAGTTGCAGCTTGCATGCGCAAGTTGAACTGTTCACGTAGCAAATTCAATAGCTCAGCGTTAAGCTCTTCAACGTTCTTTTCGCGTAGATCTTGTGCTTTCATCACATCACCTGCTTAGTTACAAAAGTAGTTTTAACAGGCAGTTTACGCGCCGCTAGGCGGAACGCTTCACGTGCCAACTCTTCAGGTACGCCATTCATCTCGTACATAACTTTGCCTGGTTGGATTTGAGCAACCCAGTACGCAACTGAACCTTTACCTTTACCTTGACGAACTTCAAGAGGCTTTTCAGTAATTGGTTTGTCTGGGAAAACACGGATCCAGATTTGACCTTGACGCTTAATGTGACGTGTCATAGCACGACGTGCCGCTTCGATTTGACGTGCAGTCAGACGACCACGGCCAACAGCTTTAAGACCGAATTCGCCGAAGCTTACTTCAGTACCTTTAGCTAGACCACGGTTACGACCAGTCATAACCTTGCGGAACTTAGTACGTTTTGGTTGTAGCATCGTTCGACTCCTTACTTACGGCCTTTACGCTGCTTCTTAGGCTTATCGCCTTTTGGCTCTACTGCGTTAGCAGCTGGCATACCGCCTAGAATCTCACCTTTGAAGATCCAAACTTTAATGCCGATCACACCGTATTGAGTGTGAGCCGAAGAAGTTGCGTAATCAATGTCTGCACGTAGAGTGTGTAGAGGCACACGGCCTTCACGGTACCACTCTGAACGTGCGATTTCAGCACCGCCAAGACGGCCGCCTACTTGTACTTTGATGCCTTTAGCGCCTAGACGCATAGCATTTTGTACCGCACGCTTCATTGCACGACGGAACATAACACGACGCTCTAGTTGAGACGCGATGCTATCAGCTACAAGCTGACCATCTAGCTCAGGCTTACGTACTTCAGCGATGTTAATTTGCGCTGGTACACCTGCGATTTTAGCTACAGCTGCGCGTAGCTTCTCTACGTCTTCACCTTTCTTACCGATAACAACGCCAGGACGAGCTGTGTGAATAGTCACACGGATGCTCTTCGCTGGACGCTCGATAACGATACGAGATAATGATGCTTTTTGTAGTTCCTTGGTAAGGAACTGACGTACCTTGAAGTCGCCGTCTAGGTTGTCAGCGAATTCGTTGGTATTAGCAAACCATGTAGCATTCCAAGGCTTGACGATGCCAAGACGAATACCATTAGGATGTACTTTCTGACCCATTGCTTACTCTCCTAGTCTTTAGCGATCTGCTACAACAATAGTGATGTGGCTTGAACGCTTCAAGATACGATCCGCACGGCCTTTAGCACGAGGCATAATACGCTTCATGATAGGGCCCTCATCTACGAAGATTTTAGCGACATTTAGATCGTCGATATCTGCACCTTCGTTATGTTCCGCGTTAGCGATAGCTGACTCAAGAACTTTCTTAACTAAAACAGCAGCTTTTTTGTTGCTGAAAGTTAGAATTTCTAGAGCCTGGTCTACCGACTTACCGCGAATTTGGTCTGCAACTAAGCGAGCTTTCTGTGGAGAAATACGAGCAAAGTTATGTTTAGCTAAAGCTTCCATCATCTACTCCTTATTTCTTCTTAGCTTTCTTATCTGCAGCATGACCGCGATAAGTACGAGTTGGTGCAAATTCGCCTAGTTTGTGACCGATCATTTCTTCGGTAACGAAAACAGGGACGTGCTGACGACCATTATGGACAGCGATGGTCAAACCAATCATTGTTGGGATGATCATTGAGCGACGGGACCAAGTCTTAATAGGCTTTTTGTCTCCGCTTTCCACCGCTTTCTCTACCTTCTTCAGCAAGTGTAGGTCAATAAAAGGACCTTTCTTGAGAGAACGTGGCATGGCGATTCCTCTTTATAAATTATTTAGTGCGACGACGTACGATGTACTTGTCAGTGCGCTTATTCTTACGAGTCTTGAAGCCCTTAGTAGGAACGCCCCAAGGAGATACTGGGTGACGACCACCAGATGTGCGGCCTTCACCACCACCATGTGGGTGATCCACCGGGTTCATTACTACACCACGTACGGTTGGACGTACGCCGCGCCAGCGTGAAGCACCAGCTTTACCAAGTTCACGTAGCATATGCTCAGAGTTACCAACTTCACCGATCGTTGCACGACCTTCAGAAAGTACTTTGCGCATTTCACCAGAACGTAGACGGATAGTTACGTATGCACCATCGCGAGCGATGATTTGAGCATAAGCACCAGCCGAACGAGCTAGTTGTGCACCTTTACCAGGCTTAAGTTCAACACAGTGTACAGTAGAACCTACTGGGATGTTGCGCATCGGCAGAGTGTTACCTGCTTTGATTGCAGCATCTACGCCAGATTGAATCTGGTCGCCTGCGTTAACACCTTTAGGTGCAATGATGTAACGACGCTCACCGTCTGCGTACAGAACTAGAGCGATGTTAGCACTACGGTTTGGATCGTATTCTAGACGCTCAACTTTCGCTGGGATGCCATCTTTAGTACGTTTGAAGTCAATCAGACGGTAATGGTGTTTATGACCACCACCGATGTGACGTACTGTAATACGACCGTTGTTGTTACGACCACCGTTCTTAGAGTTTTTCTCTAAAAGTGGTGCGTATGGCTTACCCTTGTGCAGGTCAGCGTTAACAACTTTAACGACGTGACGACGACCAGGGGAAGTCGGCTTACATTTAACAATAGCCATTTTTACTACTCCTGTTATTCCGCGCCGCCAACGAAGTCAAGATCTTGACCTTCTTTCAAAGTAACGTAGGCTTTCTTAACGTCTGAACGACGGCCTTCACGCATACCTTGACGTTTGGTCTTACCCTTTAATACAAGAGTATTTACAGACTTAACTTCAACTTCAAATAGCTTTTCTACAGCTGCTTTGATCTCTTTCTTAGTTGCATCTTTAGCTACTTTGAAAACGATAGTGTTCGCTTTCTCAGCTGCCATAGTTGCTTTTTCAGAGATGTGCGGAGCACGTAGAACTTTTAAGATACGCTCTTCAGTGATCATGCTAGCATCTCCTCAACTTGCTTAACTGCATCAGCAGTCATCAGAACCTTGTCGAAAGCGATTAGTGATACTGGATCAACACCAGCAACATCACGTGCATCTACTTTGTATAGGTTACGAGCAGCTAAGAATAGATTTTCATCTACTTCGCCAGTCACAATCAGAACGTCGTTTAGCTCAAGCTCTTTAAGCTTAGCTACAAGTTCTTTTGTTTTTGGTGCTTCTACAGAGAAGTTATCAACAACGATTAGACGCTCTTGACGAATCAACTCAGACAGAATGCTCTTCATAGCACCGCGGTACATTTTTTTGTTTACTTTTTGGCTGTGATCTTGTGGTTTCGCAGCAAAAGTAACACCACCTGTACGCCAGATTGGGCTACGAATTGTACCAGCACGTGCACGGCCAGTACCTTTTTGGCGCCATGGCTTAGCACCGCCGCCTGATACTTCAGAACGAGTCTTTTGAGCACGAGTACCTTGACGAGCACCTGCTGCATATGCAACAACTACTTGGTGTACTAGAGCTTCGTTAAAGTCACGTCCGAAAGTAGTCTCGGAAACAGTTAGTGCATCAGCACCTTTAACCATCAATTCCATTACTTACTCCTAGACGTTATGCTTTAACAGCAGGTTTTACGATCACGTTACCGCCTGTTGAGCCTGGTACTGCACCTTTAATAAGGAGTAGATTGCGCTCAGCGTCAACACGTACGATCTCTAGGTTTTGAGTCGTTACACGCTCAGCTCCCATGTGACCTGCCATTTTCTTGCCTTTAAACACGCGGCCTGGAGTTTGACATTGGCCAATTGAACCCGGTGCGCGGTGAGACAAAGAGTTACCGTGAGTCATATCTTGAGTAGAGAAATTCCAACGCTTGATAGCGCCTTGGAAGCCTTTACCTTTAGATGTACCAGTAACGTCTACTTTTTTAATTTCGTTGAAAAGTTCTACGTTTAGCTCAGCGCCAACTTCAAACTCTTCGCCGTTTTCTAAACGGAATTCCCAAAGACCGCGACCTGCTTCTACACCCGCTTTCGCGAAGTGACCAGCTTCAGGTTTAGTTACACGGTTAGCTTTCTTAGCACCAGTAGTTACTTGGATTGCTGCGTAGCCGTCTGTCTCAAGAGTTTTAACTTGAGAAATACGGTTCGCTTCAACCTCAACAACAGTTACTGGGATAGAAACGCCTTCTTCAGTAAATACGCGGGTCATACCCACTTTACGTCCGACTAGACCAATCATTATTCTTATCTCCCTTAACCTAGGCTGATTTGAACATCAACGCCAGCTGCAAGATCAAGACGCATTAGAGCATCAACAGTTTTATCTGTTGGCTCAACGATGTCGATCAAACGCTTGTGAGTACGAATTTCGTACTGGTCACGTGCATCTTTGTTGACGTGTGGAGAGGTAAGAACAGTGAAACGCTCTTTACGAGTAGGAAGTGGAATAGGACCACGAACCTGTGCGCCAGTACGTTTTGCTGTTTCAACGATTTCCGCAGTTGAAGCATCGATTAACTTGTAATCAAACGCTTTAAGGCGGATACGAATACGTTGGTTCTGCATGAGACAGAGCTCCAATTATTAAAAATTACACAAACAATATCGCCACTCAAGCTCGAAAGAACGAGAGAATGCCGATTGATTTATGTGAAACCGTAGCATCCAAAATCAGGACGCATTGTCAGTTAACTTTTGAAGTAAACACGAAGTTTACTATTTTTATTAACCGCGAACATAAGCTGAGTATACATTACTAGGTAAGACCTACTCCTCAGTGCTCATTGGTTCACAAACCGGCGTTAGCCAGTGCGATGCATTATACAGATCACGTTTTAGTATGCAAGTAGTGTTGGGAAAATAATCGGAATATATTGAAAAAGGAACTTGGGGATATATGGAGTATTGCGCGGGAAAGGAATGTTTCTCTATAAATAATAAAAGGGAAGCCGTAGCTTCCCTTTTCAGATGCGTGCTCTTCTAATGAAGAGTGTGCAAAAATCTAAATGCTATTAAGCGAAGATTTTAGCTACAACACCAGCACCAACTGTACGGCCACCTTCGCGGATTGCGAAACGTAGACCTTCGTCCATTGCAATTGGAGCGATTAGCTCAACAGTCATTTGAACGTTGTCACCTGGCATTACCATTTCTACGCCTTCTGGTAGAGTGATATCGCCTGTTACGTCAGTTGTACGGAAGTAGAACTGTGGACGGTAACCCTTGAAGAAAGGAGTGTGACGGCCGCCTTCGTCTTTAGAAAGTACGTATACTTCAGACTCAAACTTAGTGTGTGGGTTGATTGAACCTTTAGCAGAAAGTACTTGGCCACGTTCAACGTCATCACGCTTAGTACCACGTAGAAGTGCACCAACGTTCTCACCTGCACGACCTTCGTCAAGCAGTTTACGGAACATTTCAACACCAGTACAAGTAGTAAGAGTAGTTTCTTTGATACCAACGATTTCTACTTCGTCACCTACACGTAGGATACCGCGCTCGATACGACCAGTAACTACTGTACCACGACCTTGGATTGAGAATACATCTTCAATAGGAAGTAGGAACGGTAGATCAACAGCACGCTCTGGAAGTGGAATGTAAGAATCTAGTGCTTCTGCAAGCTCAACGATCTTGTCTTCCCACTGCTTTTCGCCGTTTAGAGCGCCAAGTGCAGAACCTTGAATTACTGGAAGGTCGTCTCCTGGGTACTCGTACTCAGAAAGAAGTTCACGTACTTCCATTTCTACTAGCTCAAGTAGCTCTTCGTCATCAACCATGTCACATTTGTTCATGAATACGATGATGTAAGGGATACCAACTTGACGACCAAGTAGGATGTGCTCACGTGTTTGTGGCATAGGGCCATCTGTAGCAGCAACAACTAGGATACCGCCGTCCATTTGAGCAGCACCAGTGATCATGTTTTTAACATAATCGGCGTGTCCAGGACAATCTACGTGTGCGTAGTGACGTTCAGGAGTATCGTACTCAACGTGAGAAGTTGCGATTGTGATACCGCGCTCGCGCTCTTCTGGAGCGTTATCGATAGATGCGAAATCTTTAGCAACACCGCCGTACACTTTTGCAAGTGTAGTACAGATAGCAGCAGTTAGAGTTGTTTTACCGTGGTCAACGTGGCCGATAGTACCAACGTTTACGTGCGGTTTCGTACGTTCAAATTTTTCTTTAGACACAATCGTGTTCCTTCCTAGTTATGATTCGCCACGTTCATTATTGAGCGAGACGCGCCAGAAATTGCTATTTTATGCGCCAACTCTCGTTAGCGCAATATTTGGACGCATTGATCTTTCAAAAAATGAAAAAAATGCGGCCCTTTTGTTTAACCACGCTCTGCAATGATTGCTTTTGCAACATTGTTAGGCACTTCAGCGTACTCACTAAACTCCATAGAGTAAGAAGCACGGCCTTGTGTCGCAGAACGTAAATCAGTTGCGTAACCGAACATGACAGACAACGGAACTTGTGCACGAATTATCTTCAGGCCAGCTGTCCCCTCGTCCATACCTTCGATGATGCCGCGACGACGGTTAATATCGCCAACAACGTCACCCATCCAGTCTTCTGGAGTAGTTACTTCAACTTTCATCATAGGCTCAAGCAGAACCGGTTGCGCTTCAAGTGCACCCGATCTGAAAGCCATAGAGGCAGCGATTGTAAACGCCATCTCACTTGAATCTACTTCATGGTAAGAACCATCATATAGTGTAGCTTTGATATCCAAAACTGGATAGCCAGCAAGTACACCATTGTTCATCTGCTCTTCAACGCCTTTAGCGACTGAAGCAATAAACTCTTTAGGTACGATACCGTTGGCAATTTCATCAACGAAGACAAAGCCCTCGCCAGCTTCTGATGGTTCAAGTTTTAGCCACACGTGACCGTACTGACCTTTACCACCATGCTCACGGATAAATTTGCCTTCCGCTTTCGCAGTACCGCGAATCGTTTCACGATAAGCTACTTGCGGGTTACCAACGTTGCAGTTGACGTTAAATTCACGCTTCATACGGTCAACGATGATATCTAAGTGTAGTTCGCCCATACCAGAAATCAGTGTCTGGCCAGTTTCCGCATCCATATCAACGCGGAATGATGGGTCTTCTGCTGCTAGTTTACCTAGAGCGATAGTCATTTTATCTTGATCAGCTTGAGAGCGAGGCTCTACAACGATCTGAATAACTGGATCTGGGAATTCCATACGCTCAAGAACGATTTTATGGTTCTGATCACATAGAGTTTCACCAGTAGTAACATCTTTAAGGCCGATAATGGCTGCGATGTCACCTGCTCGTACTTCTTTTACTTCTTCACGTTTGTTTGAGTGCATTTGAACAATGCGCCCTAAACGTTCACGTTGTTTCTTCACAGAGTTGTAAGCTGTTTTACCACTTTCAACAACTCCAGAGTAAACACGGATGAAAGTTAAAGTACCAACAAATGGGTCTGTTGCAATTTTAAATGCTAGCGCTGAGAACGGTTCTTTGTCGTCCGCGTGACGTTCAATTTCATTCTCGTCGTCATCAATACCTTTAATTGCCGGTACATCGACTGGAGAAGGAAGGAAGTCAACCACTGCATCTAGAACAGCTTGTACACCTTTGTTTTTGAATGCACTACCACAAGTGGCAAGTACGATTTCATTATTAAGGGTACGAATACAAAGACCTTGCTTGATTTCAGCTTCTGTTAATTCACCTTCTTCAAGGTACTTATCCATCAGCTCTTCATTTGCTTCTGCAGCAGCTTCAACAAGTTCGGTACGATATTCTTCAGCCATTTCTTGCATGTCTGCAGGAATATCTTCGTACGTGAAAGTCATGCCTTGGTCAGCTTCGTTCCAGTTGATTGCCTTCATCTTGAGAAGATCGACAACACCTTGGAAGTTTTCTTCAGCACCAATGTTCAGTTGAATTGGAACAGGGGTTGCGCCTAGGCGGTCCTTGATCTGTTCAACTACGCGCAAGAAATCTGCGCCTGTACGGTCCATTTTGTTAACGAAAACCATACGTGGAACTTGGTACTTATCAGCTTGACGCCATACTGTCTCTGACTGAGGTTCAACACCAGACGAGCCACAGAAAACAACAACTGCACCATCAAGTACACGTAGAGAACGTTCTACTTCGATTGTGAAGTCAACGTGTCCAGGAGTGTCGATGATGTTGATACGGTGGTCCGAGAACTGAGCTTCCATACCACGCCAAAACGTAGTCGTTGCTGCTGAAGTGATCGTAATACCGCGCTCTTGCTCTTGCTCCATCCAGTCCATGGTTGCTGCACCATCGTGAACTTCGCCGATTTTGTGAGAAAGACCGGTATAGAACAGAATACGTTCACTTGTGGTTGTTTTACCTGCATCTACGTGAGCAACGA belongs to Vibrio splendidus and includes:
- the rpsC gene encoding 30S ribosomal protein S3; the protein is MGQKVHPNGIRLGIVKPWNATWFANTNEFADNLDGDFKVRQFLTKELQKASLSRIVIERPAKSIRVTIHTARPGVVIGKKGEDVEKLRAAVAKIAGVPAQINIAEVRKPELDGQLVADSIASQLERRVMFRRAMKRAVQNAMRLGAKGIKVQVGGRLGGAEIARSEWYREGRVPLHTLRADIDYATSSAHTQYGVIGIKVWIFKGEILGGMPAANAVEPKGDKPKKQRKGRK
- the rplD gene encoding 50S ribosomal protein L4, which produces MELMVKGADALTVSETTFGRDFNEALVHQVVVAYAAGARQGTRAQKTRSEVSGGGAKPWRQKGTGRARAGTIRSPIWRTGGVTFAAKPQDHSQKVNKKMYRGAMKSILSELIRQERLIVVDNFSVEAPKTKELVAKLKELELNDVLIVTGEVDENLFLAARNLYKVDARDVAGVDPVSLIAFDKVLMTADAVKQVEEMLA
- the rpsQ gene encoding 30S ribosomal protein S17 encodes the protein MSETNRIQQGRVVSDKMDKSIVVAIERTVKHPIYGKFIKRTTKVHAHDEDNTCGLGDKVEIAECRPLSKTKSWTLVKVLEKAKI
- the fusA gene encoding elongation factor G, whose product is MARKTPIEQYRNIGIVAHVDAGKTTTSERILFYTGLSHKIGEVHDGAATMDWMEQEQERGITITSAATTTFWRGMEAQFSDHRINIIDTPGHVDFTIEVERSLRVLDGAVVVFCGSSGVEPQSETVWRQADKYQVPRMVFVNKMDRTGADFLRVVEQIKDRLGATPVPIQLNIGAEENFQGVVDLLKMKAINWNEADQGMTFTYEDIPADMQEMAEEYRTELVEAAAEANEELMDKYLEEGELTEAEIKQGLCIRTLNNEIVLATCGSAFKNKGVQAVLDAVVDFLPSPVDVPAIKGIDDDENEIERHADDKEPFSALAFKIATDPFVGTLTFIRVYSGVVESGKTAYNSVKKQRERLGRIVQMHSNKREEVKEVRAGDIAAIIGLKDVTTGETLCDQNHKIVLERMEFPDPVIQIVVEPRSQADQDKMTIALGKLAAEDPSFRVDMDAETGQTLISGMGELHLDIIVDRMKREFNVNCNVGNPQVAYRETIRGTAKAEGKFIREHGGKGQYGHVWLKLEPSEAGEGFVFVDEIANGIVPKEFIASVAKGVEEQMNNGVLAGYPVLDIKATLYDGSYHEVDSSEMAFTIAASMAFRSGALEAQPVLLEPMMKVEVTTPEDWMGDVVGDINRRRGIIEGMDEGTAGLKIIRAQVPLSVMFGYATDLRSATQGRASYSMEFSEYAEVPNNVAKAIIAERG
- the tuf gene encoding elongation factor Tu translates to MSKEKFERTKPHVNVGTIGHVDHGKTTLTAAICTTLAKVYGGVAKDFASIDNAPEERERGITIATSHVEYDTPERHYAHVDCPGHADYVKNMITGAAQMDGGILVVAATDGPMPQTREHILLGRQVGIPYIIVFMNKCDMVDDEELLELVEMEVRELLSEYEYPGDDLPVIQGSALGALNGEKQWEDKIVELAEALDSYIPLPERAVDLPFLLPIEDVFSIQGRGTVVTGRIERGILRVGDEVEIVGIKETTLTTCTGVEMFRKLLDEGRAGENVGALLRGTKRDDVERGQVLSAKGSINPHTKFESEVYVLSKDEGGRHTPFFKGYRPQFYFRTTDVTGDITLPEGVEMVMPGDNVQMTVELIAPIAMDEGLRFAIREGGRTVGAGVVAKIFA
- the rpsJ gene encoding 30S ribosomal protein S10; this encodes MQNQRIRIRLKAFDYKLIDASTAEIVETAKRTGAQVRGPIPLPTRKERFTVLTSPHVNKDARDQYEIRTHKRLIDIVEPTDKTVDALMRLDLAAGVDVQISLG
- the rplB gene encoding 50S ribosomal protein L2; the encoded protein is MAIVKCKPTSPGRRHVVKVVNADLHKGKPYAPLLEKNSKNGGRNNNGRITVRHIGGGHKHHYRLIDFKRTKDGIPAKVERLEYDPNRSANIALVLYADGERRYIIAPKGVNAGDQIQSGVDAAIKAGNTLPMRNIPVGSTVHCVELKPGKGAQLARSAGAYAQIIARDGAYVTIRLRSGEMRKVLSEGRATIGEVGNSEHMLRELGKAGASRWRGVRPTVRGVVMNPVDHPHGGGEGRTSGGRHPVSPWGVPTKGFKTRKNKRTDKYIVRRRTK
- the rplC gene encoding 50S ribosomal protein L3 gives rise to the protein MIGLVGRKVGMTRVFTEEGVSIPVTVVEVEANRISQVKTLETDGYAAIQVTTGAKKANRVTKPEAGHFAKAGVEAGRGLWEFRLENGEEFEVGAELNVELFNEIKKVDVTGTSKGKGFQGAIKRWNFSTQDMTHGNSLSHRAPGSIGQCQTPGRVFKGKKMAGHMGAERVTTQNLEIVRVDAERNLLLIKGAVPGSTGGNVIVKPAVKA
- the rplP gene encoding 50S ribosomal protein L16; translation: MLQPKRTKFRKVMTGRNRGLAKGTEVSFGEFGLKAVGRGRLTARQIEAARRAMTRHIKRQGQIWIRVFPDKPITEKPLEVRQGKGKGSVAYWVAQIQPGKVMYEMNGVPEELAREAFRLAARKLPVKTTFVTKQVM
- the rpmC gene encoding 50S ribosomal protein L29, with translation MKAQDLREKNVEELNAELLNLLREQFNLRMQAATGQLQQTHTLKAVRRDIARVKTVLTEKAGA
- the rplW gene encoding 50S ribosomal protein L23; the encoded protein is MITEERILKVLRAPHISEKATMAAEKANTIVFKVAKDATKKEIKAAVEKLFEVEVKSVNTLVLKGKTKRQGMREGRRSDVKKAYVTLKEGQDLDFVGGAE
- the rpsS gene encoding 30S ribosomal protein S19, whose protein sequence is MPRSLKKGPFIDLHLLKKVEKAVESGDKKPIKTWSRRSMIIPTMIGLTIAVHNGRQHVPVFVTEEMIGHKLGEFAPTRTYRGHAADKKAKKK
- the rplV gene encoding 50S ribosomal protein L22 — its product is MEALAKHNFARISPQKARLVADQIRGKSVDQALEILTFSNKKAAVLVKKVLESAIANAEHNEGADIDDLNVAKIFVDEGPIMKRIMPRAKGRADRILKRSSHITIVVADR